The following are encoded together in the Gemmatimonadales bacterium genome:
- a CDS encoding class III extradiol ring-cleavage dioxygenase — protein sequence MPDRVPAIFLAHGSPFLLDDQEWIAQLRQWAGAMPRPRAVLMLSAHWEQKPITLGATRPVPLVYDFYGFPEKYYQVAYPAPPAPDLARRLRELLGRTQPVIESDRGLDHGAYVPLIAMYPAADVPVLQVSLPNLDPTTLFELGRALAPLRHEGVLIVGSGFLTHNLRAMDMSPGAGTPAWAAEFDAWAADVLARQDVDTLLDYRRRAPAVRMALPTHEHFVPVIAAAGSAAGEPGPVTFPITGYNFGSLTKRSVQFG from the coding sequence ATGCCCGACCGCGTGCCGGCCATCTTCCTCGCCCACGGATCGCCGTTCCTGCTCGACGATCAGGAGTGGATCGCCCAGCTCCGCCAGTGGGCCGGGGCGATGCCCCGCCCCCGCGCCGTGCTGATGCTCTCCGCGCACTGGGAGCAGAAGCCCATCACCCTCGGGGCGACCCGACCCGTGCCCCTCGTCTACGACTTCTACGGCTTTCCCGAGAAATACTACCAGGTCGCGTACCCGGCGCCTCCGGCGCCCGACCTGGCCCGGCGGCTGCGCGAGCTGCTGGGGCGCACGCAGCCGGTCATCGAGTCCGACCGGGGCCTCGACCACGGCGCCTACGTGCCGCTGATCGCGATGTACCCGGCTGCCGACGTGCCCGTGCTGCAGGTGTCGCTCCCGAACCTCGATCCCACCACGCTGTTCGAGCTCGGCCGGGCGCTGGCGCCGCTGCGCCACGAGGGCGTGCTGATCGTGGGCAGCGGGTTCCTCACCCACAACCTGCGCGCGATGGACATGTCGCCCGGCGCCGGGACTCCCGCGTGGGCCGCGGAGTTCGACGCCTGGGCCGCCGACGTCCTGGCGCGGCAGGACGTGGACACGCTGCTCGACTACCGCCGGCGCGCCCCCGCCGTGCGGATGGCGCTGCCGACGCACGAGCACTTCGTGCCCGTCATCGCGGCGGCGGGCAGCGCGGCCGGGGAGCCCGGGCCCGTGACCTTCCCGATCACCGGGTACAACTTCGGGTCGCTGACCAAGCGGTCGGTGCAGTTCGGATGA
- the kdpF gene encoding K(+)-transporting ATPase subunit F — MSAETVIAGLVSVLLLVYLVYTLLKPEKF; from the coding sequence GTGAGCGCCGAGACCGTGATCGCGGGGCTCGTGTCGGTCCTGCTGCTCGTCTACCTCGTGTACACGCTGCTCAAGCCCGAGAAATTCTGA